The proteins below are encoded in one region of Gopherus flavomarginatus isolate rGopFla2 chromosome 12, rGopFla2.mat.asm, whole genome shotgun sequence:
- the LOC127033112 gene encoding killer cell lectin-like receptor subfamily F member 1, whose amino-acid sequence MEDEEGYTVLNLRPKQRQPGHPPGAGPQGQTRGATNASENDGDRIISSTECSSCLEDFQSRLKSILCEPHNGSLAEGSGCKLCPRDWLLHGDKCYWLSKESKDWTGSRDDCLGKSSRMLMIQNREEMDFIQDVTQGASYVWIGLTVTPAGGKWTWVDGSPLDPVLFQVSGSAEGNSCGWIRGSRIQSETCGAEFK is encoded by the exons ATGGAGGACGAAGAGGGCTACACGGTATTAAACCTCCGGCCAAAGCAGAGACAACCAGGCCACCCGCCGGGAGCTGGACCCCAAG GACAGACCAGAGGAGCTACAAACGCATCAGAGAATGATGGTGACAGAATCATCAGTAGCACTGAATGCAGCTCCTGCCTGGAGGATTTCCAGTCTCGCTTGAAATCAATTCTTTGTGAACCTCACAATGGCAGCTTGGCAG AGGGCTCTGGGTGCAAACTCTGCCCCAGGGACTGGCTGCTGCATGGGGATAAGTGCTACTGGCTGTCTAAAGAGAGTAAAGACTGGACTGGGAGCCGTGACGACTGCTTGGGGAAGAGTTCTCGCATGCTTATGATCCAGAACCGGGAGGAGATG GATTTCATACAGGATGTTACACAAGGTGCAAGCTACGTCTGGATTGGACTTACGGTGACACCCGCAGGGGGGAAATGGACCTGGGTGGACGGTTCCCCGTTAGATCCAGTGCT CTTTCAAGTCTCGGGCTCTGCTGAAGGGAACAGCTGTGGCTGGATAAGAGGCAGCCGGATTCAGTCTGAGACGTGTGGTGCTGAGTTCAAATAG